DNA sequence from the Fusarium verticillioides 7600 chromosome 2, whole genome shotgun sequence genome:
AATCTTCTGAAGAATGCCCTGCAAATCGTCGAGAAGATGCCAaccactgctgctggtggcaACCCCTTTGGCGGCCCGGCTGCTGGCCAGGCTTCCCTCGGACAAGTCGACGAAAGTGCCTTCAAGAATATGTGGAACTTTAACCTTGCTGATGCGGCTTTTGGCTACCTGGTTCTCGAGATTCAGGATGGCCGTATTGGTACTGAGATGCGTGCTCAGggcttcaacttctctcaCCGTGGCGCCAAGCAGCAGCCCGGAATTCCTCCCACCACAGCTGGCCCAGCTGGTATTCCTTCTCCTACCCCTCCCTCGACCCAGTCCAGTGTCCCCCCTCCTACCAGCCGACAGCCTTCAACAGTCCAGGCTGCTAAGCCTGCTGTCGCAACTCCTCTGCCCGGCCCTCCCAAGCCGGCGACTCCCCAACCTGCCCCAGCTCGAACAGTCCTGCTCCCGCCCCTCCCAGCAAAGACACTGAGAAGGCCACAGCTCCGGCTTCCGCTCCAGCTAATGGTTCAGCGCACCCTGAGCGTGTTTCTTCTCCCGCTCCCAAGACACCTGCCTCGGACATCATCGGTCTTTTCATTATGAATGTCAACACCGAGGATCAGTGTCGAGATCTGTTCAgcgaggaggacaagaacaagattcTTAAGGTTGACAAGTGGGGTAACTCAAACAAGGTTGTTCAGTTCAAGACGACAGAGGACCGTGATGCTGCTTTGGCCAGACTTCCTGAGGATGTCAAGACTAGAACCCAGGAGGATCGATCCAAGCCTTTGGTCAAGATTTTCCAGCATCGCGAGGGCAAGACATATGCCAACCGAGGTGGTGCTGGTAACTGGGGTGCCAGCGGACGCGGCGgtgccaccaacaccagtgGATATCGCAGCGCTGGAGGAGCCAGTGATTCCGAATCTAACCGACGCGGTGGACGTGGTGGTCGCGGCCGTGGCGGAGATCGTGGACGGGGTGGACGTGGTCGAGGAGGCCTCAAGGGCGAGACGGGCACCTCTTCGCCTGCCGCTGCTCCCGCCACACCCGCCGCCGATTAATACCATACTCAAAAGTTGAGTGTCACTAAACAACCGTTATGAGGCCCTGGTTCTTTCCATGCGCCTTTTATTATCTTTGCCTGCTTTTTTTGGGCATCACCTGCTTGTTACgccttgatctgatctgataGGGGCTTAAGCAACAGGAAAAGCGAGGATATCTCACCGGCCTCGTTTTCATGTATCGTGTACCTAATGAGATTTCGGAGTCGAAAatccttgacatcgaggGTACGGCTTCTTTAGTTTTGACCTGTATGGAGTTCAGTTGTGAAGAGAATTAAAAAAACATCGTTCTGGGCCCTGGAAAGCATTTCGGAGACgtggatgtgatgatgacgttCACGGAAGCTGGATTAGGGGGAGTAGGTTGAGGAACGATTTGGAATGAATTAACTTCCTAGTACAATGCTAGACTGTGATTGACTATTCGTGATGCTGATCGTGATTGATGGACTATTTTACAGACTAAATTACATGTGTATCTTTTAGCCACCTCATACGGGCTTCATTCCCTTGTGAATAGCAGCAATACCGCCAGTCAGGTCCTCGTAGCCCTCTCCAGCAACGACAAAACCTGCATCCTTGATCATGTTTCTAAACTCGGTCTGGCTGGGAAATCTCTCAATACTCTCGACCAGATACTGGTAGCTGTCGCGGTCCCCTGCCACTAGTTGACCGATCAAAGGAATGCCCTTGAAGGACCACTGCTTATAGAtagtgttgaagatggggtGCTTGTCAACCTTTGAGAACTCAAGGCAGGCAAATACACCACCAGGCTTCAGAACCCGGTGGGCTTCCTTCAAAGCAGCTgggatgttggagaagttgcGAATACCGAAGGCAACTGTGTAAAGATCGAGCGAGTTATCCTCAATCTGAGAGGGCAGGACTTCGGCGTTTGCCTCGAGAAAAGAGAGGGCAGATTGGTGGGACGCAGGGAGTGCAAGAGAACGCTGGCGACCAACTGCTAGCATGTCGGGGTTGATGTCGGAGATAATAACGGAGACGTTGGGATTGTAGTTGAACTCATGGGCGTGCTGAAGGTGTCGGAAAGCGATATCGCCGGTTCCGCCAGCAACGTCGAGAATGCGCTGAGGTTGACCAGGGGGGTTCGTAGCACCAGGGTTGAGGGAAGAGATAAAGTAGTCCCTACGTTTCAATGTTAGTTTGTTACACCGTGCGGTATAAAGAGGCTGAACGCACTTCCATAGACGATGAATACCCAGAGACATGAAATCATTCATCTTATCGTAGGATTCGGCGACACTTGTAAATACACCAGCAACacgctgctgcttctctgcttctgtgaCAGTCTCATATCCAAAGTGGGTAGGTCGATCAGATGTAGGGGTTGATTTGTCGCCACGGACGGCATTGGTAGAGTAAAATGGCCGAACGAAAGTAGGAGAGCATCTCGAGGGTTTTAATGTGCGGGAGAGGCCCCGGAGAGCTGTACGcgaggccattgtgaatgtGGTTGGGCCTCGCAGGTTATGGGAAGCTCTGGTTGAGGTCAGTTCGAAAATCATACGAGGCTGAGAGTTGGAGTTTTGCGGTGGGTCAGAAATCGTGGCACCCCAGCCTTGTAGCCACAGTGGCTGACATTGATCTCAATGTCGAATCGAGAGACTGGCACTAAAGAAAGATAATAGggatatctcatctcaccttAGACGCTTTCTCCAGAGTTGGCAACGGTTGAAGCATTacccttgttcttttcttggcGGTGCTTAAAGATGGCTTGAATGAAGGTGCGCACCCGGGTCTTCAACCACCAGGCAAGGAGTGCAAAAATTGCGAAGAGGGTAAGAAAAACGATTGCGATGGCTACTGCTGGAGTGGCGGGCATATCGAAAATCGTTTCGAAGAGCTAGATTAGATGTTACTCCTGGCGATGTCTTTCACGGTGTTGTTGTGCAGAGATTAGAAGTTACAAGGTTGCAGATGTTTCTCTATTACTTCAACTGTATGCTTGGTCAGTTTTGACAGTGATTCTATGTTCTGGTTGCCATGGTGCATATGGCTACATATTGAACTGTGGTTGAGATTCACTGGCAGCTGGTGACAGCTGCAATTAAAAGTGGCagatgctggagctgggactggatccatccatggaGATCTGGAGTTTATCGCGAGTGTGGGGGAGAGCGATAAGAACTTTGTGTGGGGGATAAGTTGGGGTCCTCATGGCTATCATGGGTTTGGCTTTACGGCTGGCATCAAacatgacatgatgaatggttGGCCATGTCTGGAGGCACGGTATAAGGTTTGGcaagcaagtcaagtcaaCCAATTGCCGAAGAAGTAAGACACCCCTGGAAACAAATACTGGCTGAGGATGCCGAACATCGTCAAACCACGGCTTATTACTATCTCGCCGTCTCGGCTTTCACGGGTTGGAGTCGGCTCAGGATGACGTCGCTTCCTCGCGGTCTCAGACACAACAACCCCTCGGTAATACGGTCTACTGTCTATCTGGCGTATCATTGACGTCCGGCGATTTGAATAAAAGAAAACATAGCCCAGATTCCAATTGACACCCCAGAAACCCAAGCACCCACATACACATCCATCATGAAGTCCCGAGCTCTGCGTCAAGTCGCCCTGCGACGGGTCACCCTTTCTAGACCACATGTAACACCCATTACTATCCGATCAGCCAGCAGTGTATCGCAACGGCCCAATTCCAACTTTGTCTCCTTTCCTGGTGCTTTGAAAAGCGCGTTCACAAGCTCTCTCAAGTTCGAAGATCCCGAGTCGTATCCTGCCTTATCGACGTATCGCGTTGTAGACCAGCATGGAGTTGTGGTGGATGAATCGTTCAAACCTGATATCTCCGATGAGGAGGTTATTCGTCTATACAAAGATAtggtcttcatctcgattATGGACCTGATTATGTTTGATGCGCAAAGACAAGGTCGATTGAGCTTCTATATGGTTAGTGCTGGCGAGGAGGCCGTCAGCATTGGAAGTTCAAGCGTGCTCGACAAAGACGATGTTATGTTCTGTCAATACAGAGAGCAAGGCGTGTTTAAGGAGCGAGGGTTTACAGCCAAAGATTTCATGAGCCAGTTGTTTGGTAACAAGAACGACCCAAGTCGAGGACGCAGCATGCCTGTCCATTACGGAAGCAAAGAGCTGAATATTGTAAGTGTGATGCGAGCTGAAGCCACCAATCCAAAACTAACACGGTGGAATAGCATTCAATTTCGTCTCCATTAGCGACACAACTTCCCCAGGCTTCCGGTGCCGCTTATGCTCTCAAGATGCAAAGACTTCAAGACCCCAGCTCCAAAGCCCGTGTGGTAGCGGCATACTTTGGTGAGGGTGCGGCTAGTGAAGGAGACTTCCATGCTGCTCTTAACATTGCCGCAACACGATCGTGCCCTGTTATCTTCATCTGCAGAAACAACGGATATGCTATCTCAACGCCTACACTAGACCAATACCGTGGTGATGGTATCGCCAGCCGTGGTATCGGCTACGGTATCGATACCATCCGAATAGATGGTAACGATATCTGGGCCGTCAGAGAAGCTACAAAGAAGGCACGTGAGATggcccttgaagatggtgggaAGCCAGTTCTCATTGAAGCCATGACCTACCGTGTCTCTCATCACAGCACATCAGATGACTCGTTCGCCTACCGTGCGCGTGTAGAAGTTGAAGACTGGAAGCGTCGCGACAACCCTATCACTCGACTACGAAAGTGGATGGAAGCGAAAGGCATCTGggatgaggccaaggagaaggaggctcgCAGTGATCTTCGCAAGGAGATATTGAAGGCGTTCAGTGAGGCAGAGCGGGAGAAGAAGCCCCCGATTCGGGGCATGTTTGAGGATATATACGAAGAGTTGACAGATGATTTGAAGGCGCAGATGAAGGAGCTTAAGGAGATGCTGGATAAGTATCCCGAGGAGTatgatgttgctgagttTGAGGGTGGTAAGGATAGCTTGAAGCCATGAGATAGAAGTTGTAATGGGGCGATGAATAGCCCAACCGATGCAAAATCAAAGAACAATCTCGAATGATATTCTAATCAATTCAGTAAAAAATTCAACCAGTGTGGGTATAGTTATAAGTGACATCAGTTTGTGGTTCTTGTTAGTAATGCGTTGTGCGTCCACCAGATGACATTGGTTTCGAGCATATCTCGTTGATCTTATTATGGCCAGAGGTGTTCTTCTGAAAACCATAATAAGCTTAGATCTTATGCAAATACTAATGTAGTCTGTTCCTCCATCCCGTCTAGTGCAACAAGATCTAAAGCTCAAAGTACCTTGTTGTCACGCGGGCAGCACAAAGTTAGGTATCCAAACAGCGACATAATGAATCATCCGAGAATGACGATAAGCCTCAGTGAGCCAGAGTCAGTTAACCGTCTCATTTTTGTGCTACGAACATGATTTCTATCAAACTCCAGAAAATTTTagtcaaggagcttgaggctctctTGGCCCATTCAACCGTGCAATATCCGATGTTGAtggctaccttaccttaggcACCtagagatggatggatggttgcCACATTCATTAGCGTGACTTCTCCAGTGGGTTTTACTGAGTAAAGGTATAAGGTAGACGCCCCTATGGACCTAAGCGGGCCGCTCCACATGCTGAGAACGGATCTCAAGCCGCACCTTGATAACATTGTTTCGTGATGTTGAATCACTATGGACTGTATATTTACATGGGAGATCATTCCAGTGCTAGATCGTTCTTAAGGGGACTCCATGTGTGGTTATTCAATGTATGACAACAGTTATGACTGAAAGGGATGATAAATGCATCATGTAATGTGAACAGAAACGGCACAAGACCACCGGGCCATGTTAGAACAGAGGCCCCTCAGCCCCTCTCTGAGCCGGCACAGTGCATGTTTGCTTGCAGTCGATAAGGCTGGCTCAACAGAATCACAGTGCCTCGAGTTCGTGGAATACATGACAAGTCTCCAGCTTTATCGCAAACGTACCTCAGGtcgtactccgtacactCAGTGCCGCATGTGTTTTTCGCCTCGAGCCGTGTGTCCAGTGTCCTCAGGGCCGCAGATAGTGGAGTCGACCAGCTCACACACGTCAACCCGACTTGACCGTCCGTCAACCACCACATCCACCCAATTGAAGAGCCAtcatcctccctcttctcccccCAGACAAGACTCGTATCTGTAAACCCAAAACCCAAAAAACACCACTCacctttctcctcctctcatCTTATTCTCACCTCCAGAGTGGCATTTCTCTCCGAGACTTTATTCTGTAACATCAAGTCTGGCCTCATCTGCAGCACAGAAAGATATCCTTAGACCGCATCATCTCTACACCGTaaatacctaccttaccttaccttaatCGATAACCCGCTATCGCTCTCGTCATCAGTTCATCGCCTTCTCGACTTTCGGAGAGAAACAACGACCCCGCCGCGCCCGCGCCTGCCCGCTGCCTTCCTGATGGCGTAGGTCGTCTGGGCATGGCAGAACGAACATCGGCAGGTGATAACGAAGTGCGACTTCCTTCtacctcgacaacctcaactgCCAATCTCTCTCCCGCTTCCGCCGCTTCTTCAGCCCATAGGTAGGGTCAACCCTTTTATCCTTCCCCCGTCTG
Encoded proteins:
- a CDS encoding 2-oxoisovalerate dehydrogenase E1 component, alpha subunit, coding for MKSRALRQVALRRVTLSRPHVTPITIRSASSVSQRPNSNFVSFPGALKSAFTSSLKFEDPESYPALSTYRVVDQHGVVVDESFKPDISDEEVIRLYKDMVFISIMDLIMFDAQRQGRLSFYMVSAGEEAVSIGSSSVLDKDDVMFCQYREQGVFKERGFTAKDFMSQLFGNKNDPSRGRSMPVHYGSKELNIHSISSPLATQLPQASGAAYALKMQRLQDPSSKARVVAAYFGEGAASEGDFHAALNIAATRSCPVIFICRNNGYAISTPTLDQYRGDGIASRGIGYGIDTIRIDGNDIWAVREATKKAREMALEDGGKPVLIEAMTYRVSHHSTSDDSFAYRARVEVEDWKRRDNPITRLRKWMEAKGIWDEAKEKEARSDLRKEILKAFSEAEREKKPPIRGMFEDIYEELTDDLKAQMKELKEMLDKYPEEYDVAEFEGGKDSLKP
- a CDS encoding ubiquinone biosynthesis methyltransferase (At least one base has a quality score < 10) produces the protein MIFELTSTRASHNLRGPTTFTMASRTALRGLSRTLKPSRCSPTFVRPFYSTNAVRGDKSTPTSDRPTHFGYETVTEAEKQQRVAGVFTSVAESYDKMNDFMSLGIHRLWKDYFISSLNPGATNPPGQPQRILDVAGGTGDIAFRHLQHAHEFNYNPNVSVIISDINPDMLAVGRQRSLALPASHQSALSFLEANAEVLPSQIEDNSLDLYTVAFGIRNFSNIPAALKEAHRVLKPGGVFACLEFSKVDKHPIFNTIYKQWSFKGIPLIGQLVAGDRDSYQYLVESIERFPSQTEFRNMIKDAGFVVAGEGYEDLTGGIAAIHKGMKPV
- a CDS encoding ubiquinone biosynthesis methyltransferase translates to MASRTALRGLSRTLKPSRCSPTFVRPFYSTNAVRGDKSTPTSDRPTHFGYETVTEAEKQQRVAGVFTSVAESYDKMNDFMSLGIHRLWKDYFISSLNPGATNPPGQPQRILDVAGGTGDIAFRHLQHAHEFNYNPNVSVIISDINPDMLAVGRQRSLALPASHQSALSFLEANAEVLPSQIEDNSLDLYTVAFGIRNFSNIPAALKEAHRVLKPGGVFACLEFSKVDKHPIFNTIYKQWSFKGIPLIGQLVAGDRDSYQYLVESIERFPSQTEFRNMIKDAGFVVAGEGYEDLTGGIAAIHKGMKPV